A DNA window from Ostrea edulis chromosome 5, xbOstEdul1.1, whole genome shotgun sequence contains the following coding sequences:
- the LOC125651565 gene encoding prospero homeobox protein 1-like: MTSLIENCTSREFPSAVEKLNFQSKILSIHTNNHLNYKVHDTRDNLQVEKENDVDSGCNESITSPTKSDDASEGKQDGKNDQSEDSKLLRDILQNKEMSIENNNTEEARLPESTERKNSEGHMMKNIISSFSQQDDDRNSLNSDSGDESDYGSSGEPMVNGDDLEGNDMRYDVDSASDNGLFGQEDSKEAKRARVENILSNMRPASRGSADQNGIPLQEVRRQKRKQNQPTQHEPNWADPSSPKYRRIEERMALQEQLVKLQQQLHLVQKRYVELYDEDQDGENHTRFSGRDYFVERNFLDRGILDVPKLKDVKFLQHTDKAMQNQPNIFDTLPDSKVPQDNDKKSDKQNIPLQKLDLENLSNSLKSGLSNILNQTVDDIVHKFIEERSAKLMEREREKKRKEEEAMKEAKQKEETRQRHPEPHLNSGLPPFRDPFHDLRHDHIGNMARILEKASAFDAPRGIQHDLHRAPHHPLPFPLPFSYFPSQMMHPPSLYSCAPPTITEPEQTEALPLVVNGSTPKKKRTKVTDTRLSPRAARALLGQDPIHLNSAGDVDRHPPTSFSTLIPPVLPTSVAIPNPSLQESNLMRFYRDNAPFSDLSSRNHSPMHGDNYSPSAIPSPADSINTMMKFESIESGSDSYDNPNMHMTSTLTPMHLRKAKLMFFYVRYPSSAILKVYFPDVKFNKNNTAQLVKWFSNFREFFYIQMEKYARQSIAEGCKSVDDLVVTTESELYRVLNLHYNRNNQIEVPDNFRLVVQATLREFYKSVVACKDSEPSWKKSIYKIIARMDDSLPEYFKSPNWMDQLGDM; this comes from the exons ATGACATCTCTAATTGAAAACTGTACCTCGCGCGAGTTCCCCTCGGCGGTAGAGAAACTTAATTTCCAAAGTAAAATCCTGAGCATACACACCAACAACCATCTGAACTATAAAGTTCATGATACTCGCGATAACTTACAGGTCGAGAAAGAAAACGATGTCGATAGTGGCTGTAATGAAAGCATAACCTCCCCCACAAAATCAGACGACGCCTCAGAAGGGAAGCAAGACGGAAAGAACGACCAGTCGGAAGATTCCAAACTTCTGAGAGACATTCTGCAAAACAAAGAAATGTCCATAGAGAACAACAACACGGAAGAGGCCAGACTGCCTGAAAGTACAGAAAGAAAAAACTCCGAGGGACACATGATGAAGAACATTATCTCATCCTTCAGTCAACAGGACGACGACAGAAATTCCTTAAATTCAGATTCCGGGGATGAGAGCGATTATGGGAGCTCGGGAGAACCAATGGTAAATGGTGACGATTTAGAGGGAAATGACATGAGATACGATGTTGACAGTGCCAGTGATAACGGACTATTTGGGCAAGAGGATAGTAAGGAAGCCAAGCGCGCTcgtgttgaaaatattttatccaACATGCGCCCAGCTTCTCGCGGGTCAGCCGATCAGAATGGAATCCCACTCCAGGAAGTTCGTCGTCAAAAACGAAAACAGAATCAGCCAACACAGCATGAACCGAATTGGGCTGATCCTTCTAGTCCGAAATATCGCCGCATAGAAGAAAGAATGGCTCTTCAGGAACAACTCGTCAAACTGCAGCAACAACTACATCTTGTTCAGAAACGCTACGTGGAACTCTATGATGAAGACCAAGATGGAGAAAACCACACGCGGTTCAGTGGTAGAGACTACTTTGTAGAGAGAAATTTCCTTGACCGGGGTATTCTTGATGTTCCCAAGCTTAAGGATGTCAAATTCTTGCAACATACGGACAAAGCAATGCAAAATCAACCAAATATTTTTGACACTTTGCCCGACTCAAAAGTTCCTCAAGACAATGACAAAAAGAGTGATAAACAGAACATTCCCTTGCAAAAACTTGACTTAGAAAATCTATCGAACTCACTGAAAAGTGGTCTGTCTAATATTCTCAATCAAACTGTAGATGAcattgttcataaatttatcgAGGAAAGATCTGCCAAGTTAATGGAGAGGGAGCGCGAAAAGAAGAGAAAAGAGGAAGAAGCAATGAAAGAAGCAAAACAAAAAGAAGAAACGCGACAAAGACACCCAGAACCTCATCTGAATTCAGGGCTACCTCCATTCAGAGATCCCTTTCACGATCTCCGACATGATCATATTGGGAATATGGCAAGAATATTAGAAAAGGCCAGCGCCTTCGACGCACCTCGGGGTATACAACATGATTTACACAGAGCACCCCACCACCCTCTACCATTTCCTTTGCCGTTTTCTTACTTTCCGTCACAAATGATGCATCCGCCATCTTTGTATAGTTGTGCACCACCCACAATCACAGAACCCGAACAAACAGAGGCATTGCCCCTGGTAGTGAATGGTAGCACCCCCAAAAAGAAACGTACCAAAGTAACAGACACCAGACTTTCCCCTCGTGCAGCTCGTGCCTTACTTGGCCAAGACCCAATTCACCTCAACTCAGCTGGCGACGTGGATCGTCATCCACCAACCTCGTTCTCAACTCTTATTCCGCCGGTTCTTCCGACCAGTGTAGCTATTCCAAATCCCAGTCTGCAAGAATCAAACCTGATGAGGTTCTACAGAGATAACGCACCTTTCAGTGACTTGTCATCCAGGAACCACTCCCCAATGCATGGAGATAACTACTCACCAAGCGCGATCCCCTCCCCAGCAGACAGCATCAACACTATGATGAAGTTCGAGTCCATAGAAAGTGGCTCAGATAGCTATGACAACCCAAATATGCACATG ACCAGTACACTGACTCCTATGCACCTGAGGAAGGCGAAGCTGATGTTCTTTTATGTGCGATATCCCAGCTCCGCCATTTTGAAGGTTTACTTCCCGGATGTCAAGTTCAACAAGAACAACACTGCGCAGCTCGTCAAATGGTTTAGCAACTTCCG agaATTCTTCTACATCCAGATGGAGAAATATGCCCGCCAATCCATTGCGGAAGGCTGTAAGTCTGTTGATGACTTAGTGGTAACAACGGAATCCGAGTTGTACCGAGTACTGAACCTCCACTACAACAGAAACAACCAGATCGAG GTACCTGATAACTTCAGACTCGTCGTGCAAGCCACACTGAGAGAGTTTTATAAGTCTGTTGTTGCTTGTAAGGATTCAGAACCCTCTTGGAAAAAGTCCATCTACAAAATCATCGCACGCATGGATGACAGTCTTCCGGAATATTTCAAATCGCCAAACTGGATGGACCAGCTCGGcgacatgtaa